A window of Drosophila subobscura isolate 14011-0131.10 chromosome E, UCBerk_Dsub_1.0, whole genome shotgun sequence contains these coding sequences:
- the LOC117892691 gene encoding uncharacterized protein LOC117892691, whose amino-acid sequence MSLWRCAAGSTQAQNWCKCFGILRSPQRPYAKDTRPTPKCSDADDGCNKIRDCDNTNFVKSDKKAKDKFQFHHLIKMPDECCINECIDSFPRFDECLYKESDKRKRKYQVTWVECPPLQIKPKKICCFEGGKRPPVARRKRKVKDACVEDKPCPTEGACPKIASPGCKPVRDPARCQIVRVKTDCVKVKAPYPAYSECRRPKPRRRPRVECNCRDTPPMCLVYEVQAKLERQGRTPGDCPPKRK is encoded by the coding sequence ATGTCTCTGTGGCGCTGTGCGGCTGGCAGCACCCAGGCACAAAATTGGTGCAAATGTTTTGGCATCTTGAGGAGCCCGCAACGCCCCTACGCCAAGGACACGCGGCCGACACCCAAGTGCTCCGATGCGGATGATGGATGCAATAAAATCCGAGACTGCGACAACACAAACTTCGTGAAGAGCGACAAGAAGGCGAAGGACAAGTTTCAGTTTCATCACTTGATCAAGATGCCAGACGAGTGCTGCATCAACGAGTGCATTGACTCGTTTCCGCGCTTCGACGAGTGCCTGTACAAGGAGTCGGACAAGCGGAAGCGCAAGTACCAAGTCACCTGGGTGGAGTGTCCGCCCCTGCAGATCAAGCCGAAGAAGATCTGCTGCTTTGAGGGCGGCAAGCGTCCGCCTGTGGCGCGGCGCAAGCGCAAGGTGAAGGACGCGTGCGTCGAGGACAAGCCCTGCCCCACCGAGGGCGCCTGCCCCAAGATAGCGAGTCCCGGCTGCAAGCCGGTCCGGGATCCCGCGCGCTGTCAAATTGTGCGCGTGAAAACGGACTGCGTGAAGGTGAAGGCGCCGTATCCGGCGTACTCCGAGTGCCGGCGACCCAAGCCCCGCCGCAGGCCCAGAGTCGAGTGCAATTGCCGGGACACTCCGCCCATGTGCTTGGTCTATGAAGTGCAGGCGAAGCTGGAGCGGCAGGGCAGGACGCCGGGCGATTGTCCGCCCAAACGGAAGTGA
- the LOC117892690 gene encoding uncharacterized protein LOC117892690, translating into MFRLLRHRTQQLARCVQRATPLRLPARSFGDDDCKPDVCVDTPGETRCGPPSLRKPCGETPKKKEAPKDLPKPKAPFKSMWHMDGCPPVVCELPVRYDVKYYRISDKEKRRYQVTWNECPRMVVKPRKVCLHQTMIRPKPCRRKRKVNLKDGGPAMLNPMECLPKSADDKCRRITMPCCKPARVPPNCKSAFKGLSDCKKRRAPYPSFSECKKDELLQPPPTECKCLENPAMCETWAALRHRLSLGRGPVKKCGEP; encoded by the coding sequence ATGTTCCGACTTTTGAGGCACAGAACGCAGCAGTTGGCCAGGTGCGTGCAACGTGCCACGCCGCTGCGTCTGCCCGCGCGCAGCTTCGGGGATGACGACTGCAAGCCGGACGTGTGTGTGGACACGCCGGGGGAGACTCGCTGTGGCCCGCCATCGCTGCGCAAGCCCTGTGGCGAGACgcccaagaagaaggaggcgCCAAAGGATCTGCCCAAGCCGAAGGCGCCGTTCAAGTCCATGTGGCATATGGATGGCTGTCCGCCGGTTGTCTGCGAACTGCCCGTGCGCTACGACGTCAAGTACTATCGGATATCGGACAAGGAGAAGCGCAGGTATCAGGTGACCTGGAACGAGTGCCCCCGCATGGTGGTGAAGCCGCGAAAGGTCTGCCTCCACCAGACGATGATCCGCCCGAAGCCCTGCCGCCGCAAGCGCAAGGTGAACCTCAAGGACGGTGGCCCAGCCATGCTGAATCCCATGGAGTGCCTGCCCAAGTCCGCCGATGACAAGTGCCGACGCATAACGATGCCCTGCTGCAAGCCGGCCCGTGTGCCGCCCAACTGCAAGTCCGCCTTCAAGGGGCTGTCCGACTGCAAGAAGCGTCGCGCGCCATACCCCAGCTTCTCCGAGTGCAAAAAGGACGAACTGCTCCAGCCACCGCCCACCGAGTGCAAGTGCCTCGAGAACCCAGCCATGTGCGAGACTTGGGCTGCACTCAGGCATCGCCTGTCCCTGGGCCGTGGGCCGGTCAAGAAGTGCGGCGAGCCCTAA
- the LOC117892689 gene encoding uncharacterized protein LOC117892689, which yields MMFLLKSGLRKAPSVLQVLCKPSQSLLYPAVGATRSMDTLYGGDSCEDCVDSYPVLKVRKDLKRMKAPDTTRMPDACWQSLRRTEFKCRTDPEFSVGSFITERKKCLADPCALDYPATDLKYYRPGDKLKRKYQRTWVECVVKRRKRKAKCYYMPLKFKRRKRKQPKSRTVCKMVPCNAGAPKLNLMGCTKSMGGPCPKITMPYCKEVYSSTRCKVGTRKPGQCRKRLTKYPSFSECLIDPLPEAPPTECKCLERPSMCSVWEYYRHRKY from the coding sequence ATGATGTTTCTGCTCAAGAGTGGCCTGAGGAAGGCGCCATCGGTGCTGCAGGTGCTGTGCAAGCCGAGCCAGAGCCTGCTGTACCCCGCGGTGGGCGCCACGCGGTCCATGGACACGCTGTATGGCGGCGACTCGTGCGAGGACTGTGTGGACAGCTACCCCGTACTGAAGGTGCGCAAGGACCTGAAGAGAATGAAGGCGCCGGATACCACGCGAATGCCCGATGCCTGCTGGCAGTCGCTGCGGCGCACCGAGTTCAAGTGCCGCACCGATCCGGAGTTCAGTGTTGGCTCCTTCATCACGGAGCGCAAGAAATGCCTGGCGGACCCGTGTGCGCTGGATTATCCAGCCACGGATCTAAAGTACTACCGGCCGGGGGACAAGCTGAAGCGCAAGTATCAACGCACCTGGGTCGAGTGTGTGGTGAAGCGGCGCAAGCGCAAGGCCAAGTGTTATTACATGCCGCTGAAGTTCAAGCGGCGCAAGCGCAAGCAGCCCAAGTCCAGGACCGTCTGCAAAATGGTGCCCTGCAATGCGGGTGCGCCCAAACTGAATCTGATGGGCTGCACCAAGTCGATGGGCGGGCCCTGTCCGAAGATAACGATGCCCTACTGCAAGGAGGTCTACAGCTCGACGAGGTGCAAGGTGGGCACACGGAAACCTGGCCAGTGCCGCAAGCGCTTGACCAAGTATCCGAGCTTCTCGGAGTGCTTGATAGATCCGCTGCCGGAGGCTCCACCCACCGAGTGCAAGTGCCTGGAGCGACCGTCCATGTGCTCCGTCTGGGAGTACTATCGTCACAGGAAATATTAG
- the LOC117892688 gene encoding uncharacterized protein LOC117892688, whose translation MISRPPTMLMCARMVNRCVTHCLANKSEATLEPQRRFSQACLVKKTPSQCEYRAIGTAESTSKEQMLDQLFQQDEVEAAEEYNPAEDSVSVKTLRAGDTSAAAAITFQPRKDYHDIRRSTSRESCEDKDAASAAETTNDYDLCISRAVDDIIAGCPVSDAGWFHESWNSYDAECPLAADGNAEQSVADKAVQEQATEEGKAETSQLAGDESPEVWDSTESNDLAGFAQFLESIQDTKSIAASEIEALFKEYITKSNAQVEGPGNANTWVPDRSVYDECMNKAAENTTQELTASTMPPDLSVHREATDASEFKMHPQWINERGVPVDEPVGLQSQETDTENEHQSDAITDFTEFLRRESEAPEAIDPTVQAYRPFRIIEVPADMMNSSSKVSTGLDASQNTQPRPAVPIAAGKAGEGMQKLPTDKPTVSKGDGAREHRMHTKLTEKQSHTLVVLALQLALNELKSGKANLKTKITFTKP comes from the exons ATGATCTCTCGTCCGCCCACGATGTTGATGTGTGCGCGAATGGTCAATCGCTGTGTGACGCACTGCCTGGCCAACAAGTCCGAGGCGACGCTGGAGCCGCAACGACGCTTCAGTCAGGCGTGTCTCGTGAAGAAGACGCCATCGCAGTGTGAGTACCGTGCGATTGGCACTGCGGAGTCCACATCCAAGGAGCAGATGCTCGATCAGCTGTTCCAGCAGGACGAAGTCGAGGCGGCTGAAGAGTACAATCCAGCAGAGGACTCTGTTAGTGTGAAGACTTTACGCGCTGGCGACAcgagcgctgcagcagcgattACGTTTCAGCCGCGAAAAGATTATCACGACATCCGTCGGAGCACTAGCAGGGAGTCCTGTGAGGACAAGGACGCGGCGAGTGCAGCGGAAACCACAAATGATTACGATCTGTGCATTAGTCGTGCAGTGGACGACATCATTGCCGGCTGCCCCGTCTCCGATGCTGGCTGGTTCCATGAGAGCTGGAACAGCTACGATGCAGAGTGTCCGTTGGCAGCGGATGGCAATGCAGAGCAATCGGTGGCCGATAAAGCAGTGCAGGAGCAGGCCACAGAGGAAGGCAAAGCAGAAACGAGTCAGTTGGCAGGGGATGAGAGCCCAGAGGTGTGGGACAGCACTGAGTCAAACGATTTGGCGGGATTTGCGCAATTCTTGGAATCAATTCAGGACACAAAGAGCATCGCAGCATCCGAAATAGAAGCCTTGTTCAAGGAGTATATAACCAAAAGTAATGCTCAAGTGGAAGGACCAGGCAATGCGAATACCTGGGTGCCCGATCGCAGTGTCTATGACGAGTGCATGAATAAGGCTGCAGAAAATACTACCCAAGAGCTTACAGCTAGCACTATGCCACCCGATTTGTCTGTCCACAGGGAAGCCACTGATGCATCCGAGTTTAAAATGCACCCCCAGTGGATCAACGAGAGGGGAGTTCCTGTTGATGAGCCAGTGGGTCTCCAGTCCCAGGAA ACTGATACTGAAAACGAACACCAGTCGGATGCCATAACAGACTTTACCGAGTTCCTGCGCCGAGAATCCGAAGCGCCAGAGGCCATAGATCCTACAGTTCAAGCCTACAGACCCTTCAGAATTATAGAAGTTCCAGCTGACATGATGAACTCCAGCAGCAAGGTATCCACCGGACTTGACGCTTCTCAGAACACTCAACCTCGCCCTGCTGTGCCGATTGCCGCCGGCAAAGCGGGAGAGGGTATGCAGAAGCTGCCAACGGATAAGCCAACTGTCTCCAAGGGGGATGGAGCCAGGGAGCACCGCATGCACACCAAGCTAACGGAGAAGCAATCGCATACACTGGTGGTGCTCGCTCTGCAGCTTGCACTGAACGAACTGAAGTCTGGCAAGGCCAATCTCAAGACAAAGATCACCTTCACCAAACCCTAA